The region TAACCTGTTCCACAAACACCTCTTACCAATTAGTTTCAAAACATGCCTATGTAGGAACTATGCACGAAGGATTACAATTTCTTAAATTAACATCACACTGATACAATTTCATGTAATAGTAGCTTCAAACCTCTAAGGCTTTAACGATCTGCTATGTATCTTTGATAAAATATTACATTAGAAATACATCTCATGATATAGTTAGCTTGGAATTGTGTGCTATGTAAAATTTAGTTTAGAAGATCTAATAATTGTATAATTTctttaataaattattaatatgattaaaaattagttttttttgcataatgaaaaattatttataatttaaaatattttataatttttttatgggaaattgaaattgaaatttacATCCAATTTTTCATCTCGACCAACTCAGACTCATCTTTTTTATGGTTCAATCTTAGTTAAATCCgtacattttaaaatttcttcGAATACGAATTCAGGTTTAAAACAgacccgatcaatatttaggcTTGGGTGAAAGACAAGTCTGACCCACCCTAGAAGGTGGGTGTGATTGTGACTTGTGAGGGCCGCACCCGCACGGTACCAAAATAAAAAGCGCGAGAAGGGGTTATCTGATCAAAGCTAAAACCCTAGCTACCTGGTGTCGCTGCAGCCATTTTCGACTCGACTCTCTCCAACTCCGATCCATCCATGGCGTCGCAAGGCCGAAGAGGTGGAGTGTCTCTCCCAGACAGGCCAAgcaactcctcctcctcctcctccatcatcTCCAGGATCTCACGCTCCCCCATCGTCTCCCGAGGAAGGCTAGTCGCCGGCGACGCCGGCTTCGTCGCCAAGAAGCTTCTCAAGAGCACCGGCAAGGCCGCTTGGATCGTCGGCACCTCCTTCCTCATCCTCGTCGTGCCGCTCATCATCGAGATGGACCGCGAGCAGCAGCTCAACGACCTCGAGCTCCAGCAGGCTAGCCTCCTCGGTACTCCCTCCGCCACCGGCATCCCTCCACCCATCTGATTCAACATCATCACACATCTCTCATTGATTGGTTTGAGAAGAACAATTTAGTTTTTGGGTCTAGGGTTTT is a window of Lotus japonicus ecotype B-129 chromosome 5, LjGifu_v1.2 DNA encoding:
- the LOC130721214 gene encoding mitochondrial import receptor subunit TOM9-2; this translates as MASQGRRGGVSLPDRPSNSSSSSSIISRISRSPIVSRGRLVAGDAGFVAKKLLKSTGKAAWIVGTSFLILVVPLIIEMDREQQLNDLELQQASLLGTPSATGIPPPI